One stretch of Epinephelus lanceolatus isolate andai-2023 chromosome 15, ASM4190304v1, whole genome shotgun sequence DNA includes these proteins:
- the LOC117267512 gene encoding protein yippee-like 5, with product MGRIFLDHIGGTRLFSCANCDTILTNRSELISTRFTGATGRAFLFNKVVNLQYSEVQDRVMLTGRHMVRDVSCKNCNSKLGWIYEFATEDSQRYKEGRVILERALVRESEGFEEHVPSDNS from the exons ATGGGACGCATCTTCCTGGACCACATTGGCGGCACTCGCCTCTTCTCCTGCGCCAACTGTGACACCATCCTGACCAACAGATCTGAGCTCATCTCAACACGCTTCACAGGGGCCACAGGCAGAGCTTTCCTCTTCAACAAG GTGGTGAACCTCCAGTACAGCGAGGTGCAGGACAGAGTGATGCTCACCGGCAGACACATGGTGAGAGACGTCAGCTGCAAGAACTGCAACAGCAAGCTGGGTTGGATCTATGAGTTTGCCACAGAGGACAGTCAGCGGTACAAGGAGGGACGTGTCATCCTGGAGAGGGCGCTGGTTAGGGAGAGTGAGGGCTTTGAGGAGCACGTCCCCTCAGACAACTCATGA